Proteins encoded by one window of Conger conger chromosome 1, fConCon1.1, whole genome shotgun sequence:
- the nkx2.9 gene encoding NK2 transcription factor related, locus 9 — protein sequence MAISAKISFTVRSILDLPEHDADTVPQRSPMLSCSGGSYSSWLESDRGHCLSSDESSPETLPDSTKKSEPSSECEAEEKRKKRRVLFSKAQTFELERRFRQQRYLSAPEREHLAHLLSLTPTQVKIWFQNHRYKMKRARSEGPQDANHPTVVRRVVVPILVRDGKPYTCIIDPDKTGCSIPLVASAASFNSHGYQSFQQSPLALFPRYQHLTAPVASRHHWAW from the exons ATGGCTATTTCTGCTAAAATCAGCTTCACCGTGAGGAGTATTTTGGATTTGCCTGAGCATGACGCCGACACGGTACCTCAGCGCTCTCCAATGCTCTCCTGCTCCGGAGGCAGCTACTCGTCCTGGCTGGAAAGCGACAGGGGCCACTGCCTGT CCTCTGACGAAAGTAGCCCGGAGACATTACCGGATTCCACCAAGAAATCGGAGCCTTCCTCAGAATGCGAggcagaggagaagaggaagaaacGTCGCGTGCTGTTTTCCAAGGCCCAGACCTTCGAGCTCGAGAGACGCTTCAGGCAGCAGCGCTACCTGTCAGCGCCGGAGCGCGAGCACCTCGCCCATCTCCTCAGCCTCACCCCAACGCAGGTGAAGATCTGGTTCCAGAACCACAGGTACAAGATGAAGAGAGCTCGGTCGGAGGGACCCCAGGACGCCAATCACCCCACCGTGGTGCGTCGAGTCGTGGTACCCATCCTGGTTCGAGACGGCAAGCCGTATACCTGCATTATCGACCCAGACAAAACCGGCTGTAGCATCCCGTTGGTAGCGTCCGCTGCATCTTTCAACAGCCACGGGTACCAGTCTTTTCAGCAATCGCCACTTGCGCTGTTTCCCAGATACCAGCACTTAACAGCCCCAGTGGCCTCAAGACACCACTGGGCTTGGTGA